TATCCCGACATGACGGTGCGCGAGTATCTGGACTTCGTGGCGCGCATCAAGGGCGTGCCGGCCGCCGAGCGCAAGGCGCGCGTCGACGGCGTCATGCAGCGCACCCACGTCGCCGACATGGCCGGGCGCCACTGCGGCAAGCTGTCGAAAGGCTACCGGCAGCGCGTCGGCCTCGCCCAGGCGATCATCCACAATCCCGAGGTGCTGATCCTCGACGAGCCCACCGCCGGGCTCGATCCGAAGCAGATCATCGAGACGCGCGATCTGATCCGCGGCCTCGCCGGCGATCACACCATCGTGCTGAGCACGCACATCCTGCCCGAGGTGTCGCAGACCTGCCAGCGCGTCGTGATCATCAACAAGGGACGCGTCGTCGCGGTCGATACGCCGGACAATCTCGCGGCGCGGATGCGCGGCGCCGAGACGCTCTACGTGCAGGTGGACGCGCCGGGCGCAGACGTGCCGGGAGCGCTGGCGGCGGTGCCCGGTGTGCTGCGCGTCGCCGCGGCGGACATGCGGTCGGGCTCCGGCGCCTTCGAGGTCGCCGCCGAACAGGGACGCGACATCCGCCGCGACGTGGCGCGCGAGATCGTGGCGCGCGGGTGGGGGCTGCTGGAGCTGCGGCCGATGCGCGTCAGCCTGGAAGAGGTCTTCCTGCAGGTCACGACCGAGGAGAAGCCGGAAGACGCCGCCGCCGCGGAACCGCCGGCGGCGACCGGCGATCAGACGCCCGCCGGCGAGGAGGCCCCTCATGCGTAACGTCCTCGCGATTGCCGACAAGGAGCTGCGCTCCTATTTCGCGTCGCCGATCGCCTACATCCTGATCGGCT
This sequence is a window from Vicinamibacterales bacterium. Protein-coding genes within it:
- a CDS encoding ABC transporter ATP-binding protein, which codes for MIEVQHLTKRYGRVTAVDDVSFRVEPGEILGFLGPNGAGKTTTMRILTGYMPASEGRATVAGYDVFTHPIEAKRRTGYLPETPPLYPDMTVREYLDFVARIKGVPAAERKARVDGVMQRTHVADMAGRHCGKLSKGYRQRVGLAQAIIHNPEVLILDEPTAGLDPKQIIETRDLIRGLAGDHTIVLSTHILPEVSQTCQRVVIINKGRVVAVDTPDNLAARMRGAETLYVQVDAPGADVPGALAAVPGVLRVAAADMRSGSGAFEVAAEQGRDIRRDVAREIVARGWGLLELRPMRVSLEEVFLQVTTEEKPEDAAAAEPPAATGDQTPAGEEAPHA